In Xanthomonas sacchari, a genomic segment contains:
- a CDS encoding glucan biosynthesis protein — protein MQRRDFLKNAAAAFAAMGLPAMPMLGQAAPAVGLRRLGKPQPFDYAWLKGHARAMAEAPYQSHKRVLPVPVEGLTWDQYQSIRYRQDHALWAAEQGPKFQAKFFHLGLYFKTPVHMFDLVDGQAQELAYDSAAFDYGSSGLKGKPLPKELGFAGFRLNTKQDTERDFAAFLGASYFRAVGKEGQYGQSARGLAIDTGTGGPEEFPDFIAYWLEQPKAGSDTVVVYALLDSPSVAGAYRFAITNGDVLLMDIDSALYPRKTIERLGLGPCTSMYQVGENDRRMDWDWRPEIHDTDGLAMWTGGGEWIWRPLCNPPHLRFNMFVDENPRGFGLLQRDRNFDHYQDDGVFYEKRPCLWVEPKQGWGKGSVQLVEIPTVDETFDNIVAFWNPQDKPQPGQELLFGYRLYWGAQPPASSPLAHCVATRTGLGGVVGQKRHYFSWRFAVDFAGGELAKLGKEQDAKVEVVLQLNRGRTEIVSARPLHEISGYRAMFDVVPPDDGSEQIDIRLYLRSGERPLTETWLYQWTPPPAAERKLY, from the coding sequence ATGCAACGACGCGATTTCCTCAAGAACGCCGCCGCCGCGTTCGCCGCCATGGGCTTGCCGGCGATGCCGATGCTCGGCCAGGCCGCCCCCGCGGTGGGCCTGCGCCGCCTGGGCAAGCCGCAGCCGTTCGACTACGCCTGGCTCAAGGGCCACGCGCGGGCCATGGCCGAGGCGCCGTACCAGAGCCACAAGCGGGTGCTGCCGGTGCCGGTGGAGGGTTTGACCTGGGACCAGTACCAGTCGATCCGCTACCGCCAGGATCACGCGCTGTGGGCGGCCGAGCAGGGGCCGAAGTTCCAGGCCAAGTTCTTCCACCTGGGCCTGTACTTCAAGACGCCCGTGCACATGTTCGACCTGGTTGACGGGCAGGCGCAGGAACTGGCCTACGACAGCGCGGCGTTCGACTACGGCAGCAGCGGGCTGAAGGGCAAGCCGCTGCCGAAGGAGTTGGGCTTCGCCGGCTTCCGCCTCAACACCAAGCAGGACACCGAGCGCGACTTTGCCGCGTTCCTCGGCGCCAGCTATTTCCGCGCGGTGGGCAAGGAAGGCCAGTACGGGCAGTCGGCGCGCGGGCTGGCGATCGATACCGGTACCGGCGGGCCGGAGGAATTCCCGGACTTCATCGCCTACTGGCTGGAGCAGCCCAAGGCCGGCTCGGACACGGTGGTGGTGTACGCGCTGTTGGATTCGCCCAGCGTGGCCGGCGCCTACCGCTTCGCGATCACAAACGGCGACGTGCTGCTGATGGACATCGACAGCGCGCTGTATCCGCGCAAGACCATCGAGCGCCTGGGCCTGGGTCCGTGCACCAGCATGTACCAGGTCGGCGAGAACGATCGCCGCATGGATTGGGACTGGCGCCCGGAGATCCACGACACCGACGGCCTGGCGATGTGGACCGGTGGCGGCGAGTGGATCTGGCGGCCGCTGTGCAATCCGCCGCACCTGCGCTTCAACATGTTCGTCGACGAGAACCCGCGCGGCTTCGGCTTGCTGCAGCGCGACCGCAACTTCGATCATTACCAGGACGACGGCGTGTTCTACGAGAAGCGCCCGTGCCTGTGGGTGGAGCCGAAGCAGGGCTGGGGCAAGGGCTCGGTGCAACTGGTGGAGATCCCCACCGTCGACGAGACCTTCGACAACATCGTGGCGTTCTGGAATCCGCAGGACAAGCCGCAGCCGGGCCAGGAGCTGCTGTTCGGCTACCGCCTGTACTGGGGCGCGCAGCCGCCGGCGTCCTCGCCGCTGGCGCACTGCGTGGCCACCCGCACCGGCCTGGGCGGCGTGGTCGGGCAGAAGCGGCACTATTTCTCGTGGCGCTTCGCGGTGGATTTCGCCGGTGGCGAACTGGCGAAGCTAGGCAAGGAGCAGGACGCCAAGGTCGAGGTGGTGCTGCAGCTCAACCGCGGCCGCACCGAAATCGTCTCGGCGCGGCCGCTGCACGAGATTTCCGGCTATCGCGCGATGTTCGACGTGGTGCCGCCGGACGACGGCAGCGAGCAGATCGACATCCGCCTGTACCTGCGCAGCGGCGAGCGCCCGCTGACCGAGACCTGGCTGTACCAGTGGACGCCGCCGCCGGCGGCCGAGCGCAAGCTGTACTGA
- the mutM gene encoding bifunctional DNA-formamidopyrimidine glycosylase/DNA-(apurinic or apyrimidinic site) lyase — protein sequence MPELPEVETTRRGLEPHLSGRRIHGVILRRPDLRWPIPPEVAAQLPGQRIDGIRRRAKYLLLDTAVGSALLHLGMSGSLRVLPGDTPPRAHDHVDISLEDGRVLRFNDPRRFGCLLWQAPGQTHPLLAELGPEPLSDAFDGDHLFRLSRGRTAPVKTFLMDQRIVVGVGNIYAAESLFQAGISPLREAGEVSRARYARLAEAAKAILGYAIQRGGTTLRDFISPDGAPGYFEQELSVYGREGEACKRCGRTLRHASIGQRASVWCGHCQR from the coding sequence ATGCCCGAACTCCCCGAAGTCGAAACCACCCGGCGTGGCCTGGAGCCGCATCTGTCGGGGCGGCGCATCCATGGGGTGATCCTGCGGCGGCCGGATCTGCGCTGGCCGATTCCGCCGGAGGTGGCGGCGCAGTTGCCGGGGCAGCGCATCGATGGCATTCGCCGGCGCGCCAAGTATCTGTTGCTCGATACCGCGGTCGGCAGTGCGTTGCTGCACCTGGGCATGTCCGGCAGCCTGCGCGTGCTGCCCGGCGACACGCCGCCGCGGGCGCACGACCATGTCGACATCAGCCTGGAAGACGGCCGCGTGCTGCGCTTCAACGATCCGCGCCGGTTCGGCTGTCTGCTGTGGCAGGCGCCGGGCCAGACCCATCCCTTGCTCGCCGAGCTGGGGCCGGAGCCGCTGTCGGATGCGTTCGACGGCGATCATCTGTTCCGGCTCAGCCGCGGCCGCACCGCGCCGGTGAAGACGTTCCTGATGGATCAGCGCATCGTGGTCGGGGTGGGCAACATCTACGCCGCCGAGAGCCTGTTCCAGGCGGGCATCAGTCCGCTGCGCGAGGCCGGCGAAGTCTCGCGCGCCCGCTACGCGCGCCTGGCCGAGGCGGCCAAGGCGATCCTGGGGTATGCGATCCAGCGCGGCGGCACGACCCTGCGCGATTTCATCAGCCCGGACGGGGCACCGGGCTACTTCGAGCAGGAACTCTCGGTCTACGGCCGCGAGGGCGAGGCCTGCAAGCGCTGCGGGCGCACGTTGCGCCATGCCAGCATCGGCCAGCGCGCCAGCGTCTGGTGCGGCCACTGCCAGCGCTGA
- a CDS encoding EF-hand domain-containing protein, which yields MLSIACALLAGGIANAQAQAIDSTASYLQRMDRDGDGRVSLDEYLAWMSYAFYARDLDHDGVLSPAELPGGRGPPITRAQHLATLTARFRKQDTNGDGYLSARELAAPPQ from the coding sequence ATGCTGAGCATCGCCTGCGCCCTGCTCGCTGGTGGCATCGCCAACGCCCAGGCGCAGGCGATCGACAGCACCGCCAGCTACCTGCAGCGCATGGATCGCGACGGCGACGGCCGCGTCAGCCTGGACGAATACCTGGCCTGGATGAGCTACGCCTTCTACGCGCGCGACCTCGACCACGACGGCGTGCTCAGCCCGGCCGAACTGCCCGGCGGCCGCGGCCCACCGATCACACGCGCACAGCACCTCGCCACCCTGACCGCCCGCTTCCGCAAGCAGGACACCAACGGCGACGGCTACCTCAGCGCGCGGGAGCTGGCGGCGCCGCCGCAGTGA